In Venenivibrio stagnispumantis, a single window of DNA contains:
- the sppA gene encoding signal peptide peptidase SppA: protein MKKKILIGLGLILFIFYLISGYIYSKSPKIALISIDGVISEYVDILNLIEEAKKDNSIKAVVIKVDSPGGAVGASQEIYRAIEKLREKKPVIVSMGNVAASGGYYISAPANIIYANPGTITGSIGVIIQQVDASEILNKIGIKINNIKSGENKDILYPNKPLTPEQKALLQQTVLDVYNQFLDAIVKYRKIDRNILIKYADGRIFSGKEAQKLGLVDKLGNLQDAIEEAKKLSNEKEITIIELKPKKPLLDELFNSKLSLSEVKSGIYYLFSF, encoded by the coding sequence ATGAAAAAGAAAATTCTGATAGGACTTGGATTAATTTTATTTATATTCTATCTAATTTCCGGATATATTTACTCAAAATCTCCTAAGATTGCTTTAATTAGTATAGATGGAGTTATCAGTGAATATGTAGATATATTAAATCTTATTGAAGAGGCAAAAAAAGATAATTCAATAAAAGCAGTAGTTATTAAAGTAGATAGTCCAGGTGGAGCAGTAGGTGCTTCTCAGGAGATTTACAGAGCAATAGAAAAATTAAGAGAAAAGAAACCGGTTATAGTCTCTATGGGTAATGTGGCTGCTTCCGGTGGTTATTATATATCTGCACCGGCAAATATTATATATGCAAATCCGGGAACAATAACCGGTAGCATAGGAGTAATAATTCAACAAGTAGATGCATCTGAAATTTTAAACAAAATAGGGATAAAAATAAACAATATCAAAAGCGGAGAGAACAAAGATATACTCTATCCTAATAAACCTCTAACACCAGAGCAAAAAGCTTTACTACAACAAACCGTTTTAGATGTATATAATCAATTTTTAGATGCTATTGTAAAATATAGAAAGATAGACAGAAATATTTTAATAAAATATGCAGATGGTAGAATATTTAGCGGAAAAGAAGCCCAAAAATTAGGATTGGTTGATAAACTTGGAAATCTTCAAGATGCAATAGAAGAAGCAAAAAAATTGTCAAATGAAAAAGAGATAACCATAATTGAGTTAAAACCAAAAAAACCTTTGTTAGATGAGCTTTTTAACTCTAAGCTCAGTTTATCAGAAGTAAAAAGTGGAATATATTATCTTTTTTCTTTTTGA
- the rbfA gene encoding 30S ribosome-binding factor RbfA, with product MREKTHRMEKVNMMLRKEISDIIFEEYQTPKDNLITVLNVDTKADLSSAEIYISVLKNEESVIDDLNKISGHIRYILGKKVRIKKIPKLIFKKGYAV from the coding sequence ATGAGAGAAAAAACCCATAGAATGGAAAAAGTTAATATGATGTTAAGAAAAGAGATAAGTGATATTATATTTGAAGAATATCAAACTCCAAAAGATAATTTAATTACGGTTTTAAATGTTGATACAAAAGCAGATTTAAGTTCAGCAGAGATTTATATATCTGTTTTAAAAAATGAAGAATCGGTTATAGATGATTTAAATAAAATAAGCGGACATATCAGATATATTCTTGGTAAGAAAGTTAGAATTAAAAAAATACCTAAGCTAATCTTCAAAAAAGGATATGCAGTATGA
- a CDS encoding DUF2281 domain-containing protein, protein METVKNEEIIKLIENLPEDLKREVKDFAEYLLTKSKTKKRLSLKWKGNLSKYKKDFTSLELQKKALEWRINFR, encoded by the coding sequence ATGGAAACAGTAAAAAATGAAGAAATCATAAAATTAATAGAAAATTTGCCAGAAGATTTAAAAAGAGAAGTTAAAGACTTTGCTGAGTATTTATTAACAAAATCAAAAACAAAAAAAAGATTGTCATTAAAATGGAAAGGAAATTTAAGCAAATATAAAAAAGATTTTACTTCTTTAGAACTTCAAAAAAAAGCTTTAGAGTGGAGAATAAATTTTAGATGA
- a CDS encoding nucleotidyltransferase family protein, with product MNLQEIKQTLKERMPEIKEKYGVKNLYIFGSYVRGEQTPKSDIDILVEFEKGKKSFRNYMGLKFYLEDLFGLKVDLVIKEAVRKELKRHIYSEAVNV from the coding sequence ATGAATTTACAGGAAATAAAGCAAACTTTGAAAGAAAGAATGCCGGAGATAAAAGAAAAATACGGTGTGAAAAATCTATATATTTTTGGTTCTTATGTTAGAGGAGAGCAAACTCCAAAAAGTGATATTGATATTCTTGTAGAGTTTGAGAAAGGAAAAAAGAGTTTTAGAAATTATATGGGATTAAAATTTTATTTGGAAGATTTATTTGGTTTGAAAGTTGACCTTGTTATAAAAGAAGCAGTAAGGAAAGAACTAAAAAGACATATATACTCAGAAGCTGTAAATGTCTAA
- the mtaB gene encoding tRNA (N(6)-L-threonylcarbamoyladenosine(37)-C(2))-methylthiotransferase MtaB encodes MKNLKVAVNTIGCRMNQFESSAIEEKFFEKGYQITDFEDIADIYIINTCTVTNDADRTSRKIIRKAKKQNPRAVVVATGCYAQVKPEELAKMEEIDIVVGNSHKTDILDIVENYINEKFQEKILVNNIFRENDFKTFQISTFFEGARPILKVQEGCNSFCSFCIIPFARGKVRSAKIEDIVNQAKILAERGYKEIVLTGTQLSQYGYDHKEGYLLDLLKKLSEIENLKRIRLSSMGINELNDELIDFITENPKIAKHFHLSIQSADDKVLKDMRRDYTVKDYIKVVEKILKKAPETAIGTDIITGFPTEDKTAFENSLKNIEKIPFAYIHVFTYSEREGTIATKLKSVVSPQEKKERTQILRDISYQKNLEFRRKFLQKEMEFLIISEKDGKKIGLTSNYIHAYIETEKDINQFVNAKLSILGKEREDNIAVEC; translated from the coding sequence ATGAAAAATCTAAAAGTAGCAGTCAATACCATAGGATGTAGAATGAACCAGTTTGAATCTTCTGCAATAGAAGAGAAATTTTTTGAAAAAGGATATCAGATAACTGATTTTGAAGATATTGCAGATATTTATATAATAAACACATGCACCGTTACAAATGATGCAGACAGAACATCAAGAAAAATTATCAGAAAAGCAAAAAAACAAAACCCAAGGGCAGTAGTAGTAGCAACCGGATGTTATGCTCAGGTAAAGCCGGAAGAACTTGCTAAAATGGAAGAGATAGATATTGTAGTAGGCAATTCCCATAAAACAGATATACTTGATATAGTAGAAAATTATATAAATGAAAAATTTCAAGAAAAAATCCTTGTAAATAATATTTTCAGAGAAAATGATTTTAAAACATTCCAGATAAGCACATTTTTTGAAGGAGCAAGACCTATCTTAAAAGTCCAAGAAGGATGTAATAGCTTTTGTAGCTTTTGTATAATACCATTTGCAAGAGGAAAAGTAAGAAGTGCAAAAATAGAAGATATTGTAAATCAAGCAAAAATATTAGCAGAAAGAGGATATAAAGAAATAGTCCTTACCGGAACCCAGCTATCCCAATACGGATACGACCATAAAGAAGGATATTTATTAGATTTATTAAAAAAACTATCAGAGATAGAAAATTTAAAAAGAATAAGATTATCTTCAATGGGAATAAATGAGCTAAATGATGAGCTTATAGATTTTATAACAGAAAATCCCAAAATTGCTAAGCATTTCCATCTTTCTATCCAATCAGCAGATGATAAAGTTTTAAAAGATATGAGGAGAGATTATACTGTAAAAGATTATATAAAAGTAGTTGAGAAAATACTGAAAAAAGCACCGGAAACTGCCATAGGAACAGATATAATAACCGGATTTCCCACAGAGGATAAAACAGCTTTTGAAAATTCATTAAAAAATATAGAAAAAATACCTTTTGCATATATTCATGTTTTTACATATTCAGAAAGAGAAGGAACAATAGCAACAAAATTAAAATCAGTAGTATCACCACAAGAAAAGAAAGAAAGAACCCAAATATTAAGAGATATAAGTTATCAAAAAAATTTAGAATTTAGAAGAAAATTTCTACAAAAAGAGATGGAATTTTTAATAATTTCTGAAAAAGATGGAAAGAAAATAGGACTTACTTCAAATTATATTCATGCTTATATAGAAACAGAAAAAGATATAAATCAATTTGTAAATGCAAAATTAAGCATCCTTGGTAAAGAAAGAGAAGATAATATAGCAGTTGAATGTTAG
- the purC gene encoding phosphoribosylaminoimidazolesuccinocarboxamide synthase — protein sequence MEKKEKLYEGKAKIVYATDEKDKVIVYFKDEATAFNAQKKDVIEGKGILNNKISSLFFQLLEKNNIPTHFIKQLSDREMLTYHVKIIPIEVVVRNIATGSIVKRLGISEKTEFNPPLIEFYLKNDALGDPIICYEHIIALNLTTDEDIKIIKDLALRVNKVLREFVEKANIILVDFKLEFGKKEDGTIVVADEISPDTCRFWDKETGERMDKDRFRLNLGDLTKYYEEVLKRIEK from the coding sequence ATGGAAAAAAAAGAAAAATTGTATGAAGGAAAAGCTAAAATCGTTTATGCTACAGATGAAAAAGATAAAGTTATTGTATATTTTAAAGATGAAGCAACAGCATTTAATGCCCAAAAAAAAGATGTAATAGAAGGAAAAGGAATATTAAATAACAAAATATCTTCTTTATTTTTTCAATTGTTAGAAAAAAATAATATTCCAACCCATTTCATAAAACAGTTATCTGATAGGGAAATGCTTACTTATCATGTAAAGATAATACCAATTGAAGTAGTTGTAAGAAATATAGCCACCGGTAGCATAGTAAAAAGGCTTGGCATATCGGAAAAAACAGAATTTAATCCACCACTTATAGAATTTTATCTAAAAAATGATGCATTGGGCGACCCTATTATATGTTATGAGCATATAATAGCATTAAATCTTACAACAGATGAAGATATAAAAATAATAAAAGATTTAGCTTTAAGGGTAAATAAAGTTTTAAGGGAGTTTGTAGAAAAAGCTAATATTATACTTGTTGATTTTAAATTGGAATTTGGTAAAAAAGAAGATGGAACGATAGTAGTAGCAGATGAAATATCACCGGATACATGCAGATTTTGGGATAAAGAAACCGGTGAAAGAATGGATAAAGATAGATTTAGATTAAACCTTGGAGATTTAACAAAATATTACGAGGAAGTATTAAAAAGAATTGAAAAATAA
- a CDS encoding DUF503 domain-containing protein — translation MVIGNILLDIFISDAGSLKEKRMVIKSLKEKLRNRFNVSVAEVGSHDLWQSSQIAVVFVTNDRKEADKTFQFITNFLDENFPDLHINIHKEIY, via the coding sequence ATGGTAATAGGGAATATTTTGCTTGATATTTTTATTTCAGATGCAGGCTCATTAAAAGAAAAAAGAATGGTTATAAAATCTCTTAAAGAAAAATTAAGAAATAGATTTAATGTTTCGGTAGCAGAAGTAGGTAGCCACGATTTGTGGCAAAGTAGTCAGATAGCAGTTGTATTTGTAACAAATGATAGAAAAGAAGCAGATAAAACATTTCAATTTATTACTAATTTTTTAGATGAAAATTTTCCGGATTTACATATAAATATACATAAAGAAATTTATTAA
- a CDS encoding aldo/keto reductase, translating to MIYKKFLDLELSEIGIGTYLGNPDIQTDKNYEEAIKTAIELGVNVIDTAINYRNMRSERVIGKVIKNYDRKNLVISTKGGYFPIDADLNITDITKYLKENFIDTGIISKEDITPYGNIISPKYIDWSFEKSLENLNTDYIDIYFLHNPEDQLQIIDKEKFYRKLWATFRLLEGKIKENKLRYYGIATWNGLRAKPTDKQYLNLKEIYDIAVEVGGENHHFRFIQLPYNVAMTEAYSLKNQEGNLSVLELSKKLNIYVYTSATLFQGRVIRQLPDITKQIFKVEKDIHVPIQFVRSTPNIGTALIGMSKKEHVIENLEIEKYPKLTPEEFEALFEKAKK from the coding sequence ATGATATATAAAAAATTTTTAGATTTAGAACTATCAGAGATAGGAATAGGAACATATCTTGGAAATCCGGATATTCAGACAGATAAAAATTACGAAGAAGCTATAAAAACTGCTATAGAACTTGGTGTAAATGTTATTGATACTGCAATAAATTACAGAAATATGAGAAGTGAAAGGGTTATAGGTAAAGTTATAAAAAATTATGATAGGAAAAATTTAGTTATATCAACAAAAGGTGGCTATTTCCCTATTGATGCAGATTTAAATATTACAGATATTACGAAATATTTAAAAGAAAATTTTATAGATACCGGAATAATCTCAAAAGAAGATATAACACCTTACGGAAATATAATTTCTCCTAAATATATAGATTGGTCATTTGAGAAAAGCTTAGAAAATCTTAATACTGATTATATAGATATTTATTTTTTACATAATCCGGAAGACCAGCTTCAGATAATAGATAAGGAAAAGTTTTATAGAAAATTATGGGCTACATTCAGATTATTAGAAGGTAAGATAAAAGAAAATAAATTAAGATATTACGGAATTGCTACATGGAACGGTTTAAGGGCAAAACCAACAGATAAACAATATCTTAATTTAAAAGAGATATACGATATAGCTGTAGAAGTAGGTGGAGAAAATCATCATTTTAGATTTATCCAACTTCCTTATAATGTTGCAATGACCGAAGCTTACTCATTAAAAAATCAAGAAGGAAATTTATCAGTGCTGGAGTTATCTAAAAAATTAAATATTTATGTTTATACAAGTGCTACATTATTTCAAGGAAGGGTAATAAGACAACTACCGGATATAACAAAACAGATTTTTAAAGTTGAAAAAGATATACACGTTCCAATCCAATTTGTAAGAAGCACACCTAACATAGGAACAGCTTTAATAGGAATGAGTAAAAAAGAACATGTAATTGAAAATTTAGAGATAGAAAAATATCCAAAACTTACACCGGAAGAATTTGAAGCTTTATTTGAAAAAGCAAAAAAATAG
- a CDS encoding HepT-like ribonuclease domain-containing protein, with translation MSKREYKLFLKDILENIELIKEFTSNINSLEDLENSKLILFAVLKALENIGEAAKNIPSEIKEKYPYFCKEISGLRDIIVHHYWGVDIEIIWDVIENELDELENLTKKVLENEQ, from the coding sequence ATGTCTAAACGAGAATATAAACTTTTTTTAAAAGATATTCTTGAAAATATTGAATTAATCAAGGAATTTACTTCTAACATTAATAGTTTAGAAGATTTGGAGAACAGTAAGCTCATACTCTTTGCAGTTTTAAAGGCTCTTGAAAATATAGGAGAGGCGGCAAAAAATATTCCATCTGAGATAAAGGAAAAATATCCTTATTTTTGTAAAGAAATATCCGGTTTGAGAGATATTATAGTTCATCATTACTGGGGAGTAGATATAGAGATAATCTGGGACGTTATAGAAAATGAACTTGATGAATTAGAAAATTTAACTAAAAAAGTTTTGGAAAACGAACAATAA
- the rfbA gene encoding glucose-1-phosphate thymidylyltransferase RfbA translates to MKAVILAGGSGTRLYPVTQSINKHLLPIYNKPMIYYPLSLVMLLKIKDVLFVVNPEDKPSFEKLFKDGSHLGMNVKYVLQQKPNGLAEGLILAEDFIKNDNICYMLGDNIFFGHDIVKIMEEAKKDVEKNGGAYVFGYSVKDPERFGVVEFDENGNVLSIEEKPKKPKSNYAVVGMYFYDKEAINIAKNIKPSDRGELEITSVNEEYLKKGKLKVKLLGRGFAWFDAGTHDSFLEAGEFVATIEKRTGLMVGCIEEIAYRNGWIDKEQLLELAKPLKKTEYGKYLIEIAQS, encoded by the coding sequence ATGAAAGCAGTTATACTTGCGGGTGGAAGCGGGACAAGACTTTATCCGGTTACTCAATCTATAAATAAGCATCTATTACCAATTTATAACAAGCCTATGATTTATTATCCACTTTCATTGGTTATGCTTTTAAAAATAAAAGATGTTTTATTTGTAGTTAATCCGGAAGATAAACCAAGTTTTGAAAAATTATTTAAAGATGGCTCCCATCTTGGAATGAATGTAAAATATGTTTTGCAACAAAAACCAAATGGACTTGCAGAAGGACTTATTCTTGCAGAAGATTTTATAAAAAATGATAATATCTGTTATATGCTTGGAGATAACATATTTTTCGGTCATGATATTGTAAAGATTATGGAAGAAGCAAAAAAAGATGTTGAAAAAAATGGTGGAGCTTATGTTTTTGGATATTCGGTAAAAGACCCGGAAAGATTTGGAGTAGTAGAATTTGATGAAAATGGAAATGTTTTGTCTATTGAAGAAAAACCCAAAAAACCAAAATCTAATTATGCAGTTGTCGGTATGTATTTTTATGATAAAGAAGCAATAAATATAGCAAAAAATATAAAACCTTCCGATAGAGGAGAGCTTGAAATTACATCTGTAAATGAAGAATATTTGAAAAAAGGAAAATTAAAGGTAAAACTTCTTGGAAGAGGATTTGCTTGGTTTGATGCAGGAACCCATGATAGCTTTCTTGAAGCCGGTGAATTTGTCGCTACAATAGAAAAAAGAACAGGTCTTATGGTAGGTTGTATTGAAGAGATAGCTTATAGAAATGGTTGGATAGATAAAGAGCAACTTTTAGAACTTGCTAAGCCTTTGAAAAAAACAGAATATGGAAAATATTTAATAGAAATAGCTCAATCTTAA
- a CDS encoding rod shape-determining protein, whose protein sequence is MFLEHIIGFFSNDIGIDLGTANTLVFLRGRGIVLAEPSIIAIDKLNKKIIAVGKEAKDMIGKTPDTIEVIRPLKDGVIADFDTTQAMLQYFIKKVHSNMFLTKILKPRPRVVVGVPSGITTVEKRAVIDAARQAGAREVYLIAEPMAAAIGAGLPIDVPGGNMIVDIGGGTSEIAVISLSGIVVSNSIRIAGDEMTEAIINYLKRNNHILIGEQTAENIKITLGSAYPSERDEKTMEIRGRDMTGMPRSITITGREIREALEDVISSIINAVKTTLERTPPELAADIVERGIVLAGGGSLIYKLDQRLRDETNLPVVYCDEPLTAVARGIGKALNNIELIKRVSMK, encoded by the coding sequence ATGTTTTTAGAGCATATTATAGGTTTTTTTTCTAATGATATTGGTATAGACCTTGGAACAGCAAATACACTTGTATTTTTAAGAGGAAGAGGAATTGTTTTAGCCGAGCCATCTATCATAGCAATAGATAAATTAAATAAAAAAATTATAGCCGTTGGTAAAGAAGCAAAAGATATGATAGGTAAAACCCCTGATACAATAGAGGTTATAAGACCATTAAAAGATGGGGTTATTGCTGATTTTGATACGACGCAGGCTATGCTTCAATATTTTATTAAAAAAGTTCATTCTAATATGTTTTTAACAAAAATATTAAAACCAAGACCAAGGGTAGTTGTAGGGGTTCCTTCCGGTATAACTACAGTAGAAAAAAGGGCAGTAATAGATGCAGCAAGACAGGCAGGAGCAAGGGAAGTATATTTAATAGCAGAGCCAATGGCAGCAGCAATAGGTGCAGGATTGCCGATAGATGTTCCCGGTGGAAATATGATAGTAGATATTGGTGGTGGCACATCTGAAATAGCTGTTATATCTCTATCAGGTATTGTTGTTTCTAACTCAATAAGAATAGCCGGTGATGAAATGACAGAAGCTATTATAAACTACCTAAAAAGAAATAATCATATTTTAATAGGAGAGCAAACAGCAGAAAATATAAAGATAACTCTTGGTTCTGCATATCCTTCTGAAAGAGATGAAAAAACAATGGAAATTAGAGGAAGGGATATGACCGGAATGCCAAGAAGTATAACAATAACAGGAAGAGAAATAAGAGAAGCTTTAGAAGATGTAATTTCTTCTATAATAAATGCTGTTAAAACCACATTGGAAAGAACACCTCCTGAGCTTGCAGCAGATATTGTTGAAAGAGGTATTGTTCTGGCAGGTGGTGGCTCTTTAATTTATAAATTAGACCAAAGATTGAGAGATGAAACAAATTTACCGGTTGTTTACTGTGATGAGCCTCTAACTGCTGTTGCAAGAGGTATTGGTAAAGCTTTAAATAATATTGAGCTAATAAAAAGAGTATCTATGAAGTGA
- the galU gene encoding UTP--glucose-1-phosphate uridylyltransferase GalU gives MKKVRKAVIPVAGFGTRFLPATKSSPKEMMPLVDRPIIHYIVEEAVNSGIDTIIFVTGRHKRSIEDYFDYTPELENVLLKSGKKEYIEMLRQISNMADFVYIRQKEQKGLGDAVYTAHALIGDEPFAVLLGDEIIKNPQNPAIKQLIDIYYKFGKSVIGTIEVPKEEVSKYGIISGKEIEKGLKLVDTLIEKPSIEEAPSTSAIVGRYVLTPQIMDALKETKPGKGGEIQLTDALMLLRQSEVIYAKDIEGKRHDTGNKIGYIKALIDFALEREDIKDEVRKILEEYC, from the coding sequence GTGAAAAAAGTTAGGAAAGCAGTTATTCCGGTAGCCGGTTTTGGAACAAGATTTTTACCGGCTACAAAATCTTCCCCAAAAGAGATGATGCCTCTTGTTGATAGACCTATTATTCATTATATAGTTGAAGAAGCGGTAAATTCCGGCATAGATACTATAATCTTTGTGACAGGAAGACATAAAAGGTCAATAGAAGATTATTTTGATTACACACCGGAACTTGAAAATGTTCTTTTAAAATCAGGTAAGAAAGAATATATAGAAATGCTTAGACAAATTAGTAATATGGCAGATTTTGTTTATATAAGACAAAAAGAACAAAAAGGTCTTGGAGATGCAGTATATACTGCTCATGCACTTATAGGAGATGAACCGTTTGCAGTTTTACTCGGAGATGAGATTATAAAAAATCCTCAAAATCCAGCAATAAAACAACTAATAGATATATATTATAAATTTGGAAAATCTGTAATTGGCACAATAGAAGTGCCAAAAGAAGAAGTTTCTAAATATGGAATAATAAGTGGAAAAGAGATAGAAAAAGGACTTAAATTGGTGGATACATTAATAGAAAAACCATCTATTGAAGAGGCTCCTTCTACATCAGCAATAGTAGGAAGATATGTATTAACTCCGCAGATAATGGATGCATTAAAAGAAACAAAACCGGGAAAAGGTGGAGAAATACAGCTTACAGATGCATTAATGTTATTACGCCAATCAGAAGTGATATATGCAAAAGATATTGAAGGGAAAAGACATGATACAGGAAATAAGATAGGATATATCAAAGCTTTAATAGATTTTGCCCTTGAAAGAGAAGATATTAAAGATGAAGTAAGAAAGATATTAGAGGAATATTGTTGA
- a CDS encoding HesB/IscA family protein: MQQATLEFTVTPSAAKEIKRIADENGITDIILRVRVVPGGCSGFQYAMGFDDEISETDKVVEAENGVKVVIDEFSAPYIRGAVLDYVTDFMGGGFTIKNPNAVSSCGCGNSFSCG; this comes from the coding sequence ATGCAACAAGCAACATTAGAATTTACAGTTACACCATCTGCTGCAAAAGAAATTAAAAGAATAGCAGATGAAAATGGAATCACAGATATAATTTTAAGAGTTAGAGTGGTTCCTGGTGGATGTTCCGGATTCCAATATGCTATGGGATTTGATGATGAGATTTCTGAAACAGACAAAGTAGTAGAAGCTGAAAATGGTGTAAAAGTAGTTATTGATGAATTTAGTGCACCATATATAAGAGGTGCTGTTCTTGATTACGTAACAGATTTTATGGGTGGTGGATTTACAATTAAAAATCCTAATGCAGTAAGCTCTTGCGGTTGCGGAAACTCATTCTCTTGTGGTTAA
- the rsmA gene encoding 16S rRNA (adenine(1518)-N(6)/adenine(1519)-N(6))-dimethyltransferase RsmA codes for MSFKTKKHLGQHLLIAEGILEKIVEFANITQDDIVVEIGVGTGNLTEKLLQKKPAILYGIEIDETAYKIIEERFKDYQNFILIKSDFFDVNLFEIAKDKKIKLIGNLPYNVASLILVNIVFYKDIIKNAVFMVQKEVAEKLIAKPKSKDYTFLSVFIQSFFKVEYLMSVPARFFSPPPKVTSAVIKLTPIENKDIQDIKAYKRFVSEIFANRRRMLRTKIDTEILQKANIKETARVEELSIEDIKNLFKIYKQNF; via the coding sequence TTGAGTTTTAAAACAAAAAAACATCTTGGACAACATCTTCTGATTGCAGAAGGTATATTAGAAAAAATTGTAGAATTTGCAAATATTACACAAGATGATATAGTTGTAGAAATTGGAGTAGGAACCGGAAATCTAACAGAAAAATTACTACAAAAAAAACCGGCTATATTGTATGGAATAGAGATAGATGAAACAGCTTATAAGATTATAGAAGAAAGATTTAAAGATTATCAAAACTTTATCTTGATAAAATCTGATTTTTTTGATGTAAATCTTTTTGAAATTGCTAAAGATAAAAAGATAAAACTAATAGGAAATCTTCCTTATAATGTTGCATCATTAATATTAGTAAATATTGTTTTTTATAAAGATATAATAAAAAATGCAGTTTTTATGGTTCAAAAAGAAGTTGCAGAAAAATTAATTGCAAAACCAAAATCCAAAGATTACACATTTTTATCTGTATTTATTCAATCATTTTTCAAAGTAGAATATCTTATGAGTGTCCCTGCAAGATTTTTTTCTCCACCACCGAAAGTAACATCAGCAGTAATAAAATTAACTCCAATTGAAAATAAAGATATACAGGATATAAAGGCATATAAAAGGTTTGTTTCAGAAATATTTGCAAACAGAAGAAGAATGCTCAGAACAAAGATAGATACAGAAATCTTACAAAAGGCAAATATAAAAGAAACAGCAAGGGTTGAAGAATTATCTATTGAAGATATAAAAAATCTGTTTAAAATATATAAGCAAAATTTTTAA
- a CDS encoding tetratricopeptide repeat protein: protein MEKEKLPLEKDVDIELEYKLYSIYDKIKKHWKIFLGLVITLFVITAIFYYLKEQKEEKYQKATVLLSQISDKLFSKDYENAKKLISDFEKKYADTDIYKVVLAYKIIINNEEGKIDKTDAEKLKNLLKTDLKSNITEYLAYSYYKEGKINEAISLLDTIKQENNNYLSAGLLKAFILQKEGKEAEAKNIFTQIKDNKKYNYFSVIARENL from the coding sequence ATGGAAAAAGAAAAACTCCCTTTGGAAAAAGATGTTGATATAGAGCTTGAATATAAGCTTTACTCTATTTACGATAAAATAAAAAAGCATTGGAAAATTTTCTTAGGATTAGTCATAACGCTTTTTGTTATAACAGCAATCTTTTATTATCTCAAAGAACAGAAAGAAGAAAAATATCAAAAAGCAACAGTCTTACTTTCTCAAATATCAGATAAATTATTCTCAAAAGATTATGAAAATGCAAAAAAATTAATTTCAGATTTTGAGAAAAAATATGCAGATACAGATATTTATAAAGTAGTTCTTGCTTACAAAATAATTATTAACAACGAAGAAGGAAAGATAGATAAAACAGATGCAGAAAAACTTAAAAATTTATTAAAAACAGATTTAAAATCTAATATTACAGAATATTTAGCTTACAGCTATTATAAAGAAGGAAAAATCAATGAAGCAATTTCTCTACTTGACACCATAAAACAAGAAAACAATAATTATCTGTCAGCCGGTCTTTTGAAAGCTTTTATATTACAAAAAGAAGGAAAAGAAGCAGAAGCAAAAAATATATTTACACAAATTAAAGATAACAAAAAATACAATTATTTCTCAGTTATAGCAAGAGAAAATTTATAA